From a single Nicotiana tabacum cultivar K326 chromosome 8, ASM71507v2, whole genome shotgun sequence genomic region:
- the LOC107760188 gene encoding putative receptor-like protein kinase At4g10390, with product MAFLGCFGYKLIKRGGVPDARVIVEDDKDDGLDCTTITGQVTRYTSGELKKFTTNFSTSKLIACGGFSTVYLAEFANSTLGAVKIMDSSSEHLNRIYKQELDILLQIQHDNIVRLLDHCDDAELGNMLVFEYVPNGTLQDKLHGKRDTIIPWRNRMTVAFQLAQAIEYLHEKSPLQIVHSDIKASNILLDKQFNCKLCDFGSAKMGFSSSVLPPTNRMMLGSPGYTDPHYLRTGIASKKNDIYSFGVVILELISGVEAFSSDTGERLISKAAPVLKNVSTVAEMVDPRLNGDYELEEAKAMASLAALCLSNCSSLRPSASEILEVMRSRMSSISFLCSVDKKV from the coding sequence ATGGCTTTCCTTGGGTGCTTTGGATATAAGCTGATAAAGCGCGGTGGAGTACCTGATGCCCGTGTTATTGTGGAAGACGACAAAGATGATGGGTTGGATTGCACAACGATTACAGGTCAGGTGACGAGATATACAAGCGGCGAGTTGAAGAAATTCACCACGAATTTCTCAACGTCTAAGTTGATTGCCTGTGGTGGATTTAGCACTGTCTATTTAGCTGAATTTGCTAATTCAACTCTAGGAGCTGTCAAGATCATGGACAGCAGCAGCGAGCATCTCAACAGAATTTACAAGCAAGAATTAGACATCTTGCTTCAAATCCAACATGATAACATAGTCAGGCTTCTTGATCACTGTGACGATGCAGAATTGGGGAATATGTTGGTATTTGAATATGTTCCAAATGGGACTTTACAGGACAAACTCCACGGGAAGAGAGACACAATTATTCCATGGAGAAACCGTATGACAGTGGCATTTCAACTTGCTCAAGCCATTGAATATCTCCACGAAAAAAGTCCATTACAAATAGTCCATAGTGACATCAAAGCTTCAAATATATTGTTAGATAAGCAATTCAACTGCAAGCTTTGTGATTTTGGGTCAGCGAAGATGGGATTTTCTTCCTCAGTTTTGCCACCAACGAACCGTATGATGCTTGGTTCTCCAGGCTATACTGATCCTCACTACTTGAGAACTGGCATTGCCTCCAAGAAAAATGACATATATAGCTTTGGAGTTGTTATTTTAGAACTCATTTCAGGGGTTGAAGCCTTTTCCTCAGACACGGGGGAGAGACTAATATCAAAAGCTGCTCCTGTTCTGAAGAATGTCTCTACAGTAGCTGAAATGGTGGATCCGCGCCTTAACGGGGATTATGAATTGGAGGAAGCTAAGGCCATGGCGTCGCTTGCAGCATTGTGCTTAAGTAACTGTTCCAGTCTCAGACCCTCTGCTTCTGAAATCTTGGAGGTTATGAGAAGTAGAATGTCTTCCATCTCCTTTCTCTGTTCAGTTGATAAAAAGGTTTGA